AAGGTTTCCCCAGCTTTGGGTGGTAGCACAGGCTTGGTTTCTTTGTTGTCTTTCTAACTTTGTACGTGCTGACTCTCTTTGGCAATGTCATTATTGTGATTGTTATTCACCTGGACCATCACCTCTATACTCCCATGTACTTTTTCCTGAGCATGCTGTCCATCTCTGAGACCTGCTACACTGTGGCCATCATTCCCTGTATGCTTTCTAGCCTCCTGAGTCCTCATCATCCCATTTCTATCCAAGGCTGTGCCACTCAGCTCTTCTTCTGTCTCACCTTTAGTATCAATAACTGCTTCCTGCTCACAGCCAGGGGGTATGATTGCTATGTGGCCATCTGCAACCCACTACAGTATTCAGTCATCATGGGTAAAGAGGTCTGTATCCAGTGGCATCTGGGTCCCTGGGAATTGGCCTGGGTATGGCCATTGTACGGGTAACATCTGTTTTTGGCCTGCCCTTCTGTGATGCCTTTGTCATCTCTCACTTCTTCTGTGACATGAGACACCTGCTGAAGCTGGCCTGCACATACACCACTGTCAACGAGATCATCAACTTTGTTGTCAGTGTTTTTGTCCTTGTTCTACCCATGGGCCTGGTCTTCATCTCCTATGTCCTCATCATCTCCACCATCCTCAAGATTGCTTCAGCTGAGGGTCAGAAGAAGGCCTTTGACACCTGTGCCTCCCACCTCACAGTGGTCATCATCCACTATGGCTGTGCCTCCGTCATTTACCTGAAGCCTAAGTCCCAGAGTTTCCTGGGTCAGGACAGACTCATCTCAATGACCTACACTGTCATCACTCCTCTGCTGAACCCCGTCGTGTACAGCCTGAGGAACAAGGAGGTCAAAGATGCTCTGTGCAGAGTCAGGGGCAAAAGCCCCTCTCCTCTTAGTGAGGAGGTCGTTGAAggccttttctttcattttgtaaatatgtattaattttaatgCTGCATCAATAATACCTTTAAGTACGGGATCAAGAAGAATAGACTAAATTGAATTGGGTGCTAAAATTGGAGACTTCCATTTGAGCTAGTCATGGTTCTCTGTGACCTCCTTTAGAGAAGATAGAAAATGACTTGGCATACACTTAAGAATATAGGGGAAAGATTTACCTGCCTGGATCACTCATACCTATGTTATACACCCATGCACACATCTACATATGCCCTGAGAATATATTGGGTTATACAACTCCGGTAAAGCACAAAATCCAGCAAGTTTCTAGAAAGCTAATGAACAAAGTGTTTGTAAACCACCTCAGAAAAAcctctgttgttgttgttaagggTGTATGAGTAATTTATGCAAAATTTTAACAGATAAGTGTGGAGACACATGCATGTCCTTTTCTGTGGATGTTGAAGGCTTTCTTGTAATCTGTTTTTGCTGCTTACTAATATCTCATCACAGCCTGAGGACTCTTcagaaggccaaaaaaaaaaaaaaaaaacaaaacactctccAAGTGGATAGAACTGCCCTAACTGACCATTCCTGGAGATGAG
The sequence above is drawn from the Tursiops truncatus isolate mTurTru1 chromosome 1, mTurTru1.mat.Y, whole genome shotgun sequence genome and encodes:
- the LOC109549580 gene encoding LOW QUALITY PROTEIN: olfactory receptor 10J3 (The sequence of the model RefSeq protein was modified relative to this genomic sequence to represent the inferred CDS: inserted 1 base in 1 codon) — protein: MYFFLSMLSISETCYTVAIIPCMLSSLLSPHHPISIQGCATQLFFCLTFSINNCFLLTARGYDCYVAICNPLQYSVIMGKEVCIQXASGSLGIGLGMAIVRVTSVFGLPFCDAFVISHFFCDMRHLLKLACTYTTVNEIINFVVSVFVLVLPMGLVFISYVLIISTILKIASAEGQKKAFDTCASHLTVVIIHYGCASVIYLKPKSQSFLGQDRLISMTYTVITPLLNPVVYSLRNKEVKDALCRVRGKSPSPLSEEVVEGLFFHFVNMY